In a genomic window of Cytobacillus sp. FSL H8-0458:
- a CDS encoding ATP-grasp domain-containing protein, with the protein MSKVYVIHENSEWTVHLSKRLEELGVPYEEWHLDEGTLDLSSEPPEGIFYSRMSASSHTRDHRFAAEFSGQVLAWLEAHGRTVINGTSALKLEVSKVLQYLELNKSGVRTPKTIAAVGKQNILKAAEAFAGQPFITKHNRAGKGLGVQLFHSIEALRSYVESPSFEEPVDGITLIQEYIQSPESYITRCEFVGGRFVYAVRVDTSEGFELCPADACQIGDLFCPVGEEVEEKPKFQIIDDFEDETLEKYKEVLARNDIQVAGIEFIRNAEGDIFTYDINTNTNYNSDAEAKAGKYGMLELAAFLKKTIEEKYAAAASV; encoded by the coding sequence ATGAGCAAGGTTTATGTAATACATGAAAATAGTGAGTGGACAGTCCATCTTTCAAAAAGATTGGAGGAGTTGGGTGTTCCTTATGAGGAATGGCATTTAGATGAAGGAACGTTGGATTTATCGTCAGAACCGCCGGAAGGTATTTTCTATAGCCGGATGAGTGCTTCTTCTCATACACGTGACCACCGTTTTGCGGCTGAATTTTCCGGACAAGTATTGGCCTGGCTTGAAGCACATGGCCGTACGGTGATTAATGGAACGAGCGCTTTAAAGCTTGAAGTAAGTAAGGTTTTACAATACTTGGAGTTAAATAAATCTGGTGTGAGGACTCCAAAAACAATTGCAGCTGTTGGAAAACAAAATATCCTAAAGGCAGCCGAAGCATTTGCCGGACAGCCGTTTATCACAAAGCATAATCGTGCCGGCAAAGGTCTGGGTGTTCAATTATTCCATAGTATTGAAGCTTTAAGATCTTATGTGGAAAGCCCTTCCTTCGAAGAACCGGTAGATGGCATTACTCTTATTCAGGAATATATTCAATCACCTGAAAGCTATATCACGCGCTGCGAATTTGTTGGGGGCAGATTTGTTTATGCTGTCAGGGTTGATACTTCTGAAGGATTTGAACTTTGTCCCGCGGATGCCTGCCAGATTGGCGACTTATTCTGTCCCGTAGGAGAAGAGGTTGAAGAAAAGCCTAAGTTCCAGATCATTGATGATTTTGAGGACGAAACTTTGGAAAAATATAAAGAGGTTCTGGCCAGGAATGATATTCAAGTCGCTGGAATCGAATTTATCAGAAATGCTGAAGGTGACATTTTTACGTATGATATTAATACAAACACAAACTATAATTCGGATGCGGAAGCGAAAGCCGGTAAGTATGGCATGCTCGAATTAGCTGCCTTCCTAAAGAAGACAATAGAAGAAAAATACGCTGCAGCAGCATCTGTATAA